A section of the Arcobacter roscoffensis genome encodes:
- a CDS encoding GDP-mannose 4,6-dehydratase, protein MKYLVLGSNSFSAGSFINYILNEEKDSKVFAISRSEEYHKTQLAYKNNESYSNVNFYQYDLNENIDDIVKLIQEENIEYIFNFAAQGMVAQSWKNPEQWFNTNTLSLVKLLDKIYKFKFIKKFVQISTPEAYGPCNNIKESMNFHPSSPYAASKASADLILYSYFITHGFPINYTRASNVYGAYQQLYRIIPKTILMIKKGEKLELHGAGKAIRSFIHIDDVSTATLKIAKEAKAGEIYHLSDDKTISIYDLVELICNQMNVDINNHIEIVEDRVGQDSLYLMNNEKLKDDLDLTIQKSLKDGIREVISWIESNYNTLKDSPDYYIHKK, encoded by the coding sequence ATGAAATACCTCGTTTTAGGAAGCAACTCTTTTTCTGCTGGAAGTTTTATAAACTACATTTTAAATGAAGAAAAAGACTCAAAAGTTTTTGCTATAAGCAGATCAGAAGAGTATCATAAAACACAACTAGCATATAAAAACAATGAGAGCTATTCAAATGTAAATTTTTATCAATATGATTTAAATGAAAATATAGATGATATTGTAAAATTAATTCAAGAAGAAAATATAGAATATATCTTTAACTTTGCAGCACAAGGAATGGTAGCTCAAAGTTGGAAAAACCCTGAACAATGGTTTAATACAAATACACTTAGCCTAGTAAAACTTCTTGACAAAATATATAAGTTTAAATTTATCAAAAAATTTGTTCAAATATCAACACCTGAAGCTTATGGGCCTTGTAATAATATAAAAGAGTCTATGAATTTTCATCCCTCATCACCATATGCAGCTTCAAAAGCAAGTGCAGATTTGATTTTATATAGTTATTTTATAACTCATGGTTTTCCTATTAACTATACAAGAGCTTCAAATGTTTATGGTGCATACCAACAACTATATAGAATTATTCCTAAAACAATTTTGATGATAAAAAAAGGTGAAAAGCTAGAGCTTCATGGTGCGGGGAAAGCCATAAGAAGTTTTATTCACATAGATGATGTAAGTACAGCTACACTTAAAATTGCAAAAGAAGCAAAAGCTGGTGAAATTTATCACCTAAGCGATGATAAAACTATTAGTATCTATGATTTAGTTGAACTTATTTGTAATCAAATGAATGTGGATATAAATAATCACATTGAAATAGTAGAAGATAGAGTTGGACAAGATAGTTTATATCTAATGAATAATGAAAAGTTAAAAGATGATTTAGATTTAACAATTCAAAAAAGTCTAAAAGATGGAATAAGAGAAGTTATTTCATGGATAGAATCAAACTATAACACTCTAAAAGATTCTCCAGATTACTATATCCATAAAAAGTGA